The proteins below are encoded in one region of Sminthopsis crassicaudata isolate SCR6 chromosome 1, ASM4859323v1, whole genome shotgun sequence:
- the LOC141542155 gene encoding olfactory receptor 14C36-like: MSNLTVVSEFLLMGFSDSRELQIIYSLLFLLVFLATVLGNLLIVIVTTVDRRLHTPMYFFLRNLSIVDACYITVTLPKASANSLLSSRAISKSECVAQIFLVVFFVYVELTCLTIMTRDRYVAICRPLHYTVIMNPRVCVQMTLTSLLTGLLYAGFHTAYTFQLPFCRSNVIQQFFCDIPSLLKLSCSETFSNEILIIVTGLGVGGGCFAFIIASYVRIFSTLLKFPVKEDQRKAFSTCIPHIIIVLVFLISSFYVYLRPASVSASIKDMILSVLYSVVPPFLNPIIYSLRNQQIKEAVQTVVKRKIFFLEYNKKVFFKLPCFLTLCVHLNY; the protein is encoded by the coding sequence ATGTCTAACCTGACTGTTGTGAGTGAATTTCTCCTCATGGGGTTTTCTGATAGTCGAGAGCTGCAGATCATCTATTCTTTGCTTTTCCTACTGGTTTTCTTGGCTACCGTGTTGGGAAATCTGCTGATTGTCATCGTTACTACTGTTGACAGACGCCTACATACccccatgtattttttccttaggaacCTGTCCATTGTGGATGCCTGCTACATAACTGTGACTCTCCCTAAAGCATCTGCCAACTCCCTGTTGAGCAGCAGGGCGATCTCAAAGAGTGAGTGTGTGGCCCAGATCTTCCTCGTGGTTTTCTTTGTGTATGTGGAGTTGACCTGCCTCACCATCATGACCCGTGATCGCTATGTTGCCATATGCCGCCCACTCCACTATACAGTGATCATGAATCCCCGAGTCTGCGTGCAGATGACCTTGACCAGCTTGCTCACTGGCCTCCTGTATGCAGGGTTCCATACTGCTTACACATTTCAACTGCCTTTCTGTCGATCCAATGTCATCCAACAGTTCTTCTGTGACATCCCCTCTCTGCTCAAACTGTCTTGTTCTGAGACCTTTAGTAATGAAATACTCATAATTGTCACTGGactgggggttgggggtggctgctTTGCCTTCATCATTGCTTCTTATGTTCGCATATTTTCCACCCTGCTGAAATTTCCAGTGAAAGAAGACCAAAGAAAAGCCTTTTCCACCTGTATCCCCCATATCATCATTGTACTGGTGTTTCTGATTTCAAGTTTTTATGTCTACCTCCGACCAGCTTCAGTTTCTGCCTCCATTAAGGACATGATTCTGTCTGTGTTATACTCTGTAGTACCCCCGTTTTTGAACCCCATCATTTATAGTCTAAGGAATCAACAGATAAAAGAGGCTGTGCAAACAGTGgtaaagagaaagattttttttctagaatataacaaaaaagtattttttaagctTCCCTGCTTTCTTACTCTTTGTGTGCACTTAAATTATTAA